One Vicia villosa cultivar HV-30 ecotype Madison, WI linkage group LG5, Vvil1.0, whole genome shotgun sequence genomic window, ATTCATGATATAAATTTAAGACGAAATAAATTACTTGTTATCAAAGAAATCTCCGAAATCATCAATAACAACTGCATGAGGCAATTTATCGAACAGATGGAAGGCAGCAAAGTACTTTCTAATATCCTCATCATCATTCACATATCTTACCTCAAACAATCAAAAACAATTAAATCAGCATAAATATATATAAGTGGCGAGTAATGGAAGAAAACAAAAAAGGGTTAAGGTATATAGTATATACTTGATTTGTATACGTTGGAAGACACTAGAAGATGGATCAATACCCTGAGAAAGAAAAGGGGGTTTGGAGTCCAATTTGTTTTGGTTACAGATGAAGACAACATTTGGGTTGGGAGAGTTGGAGTGAAGTGATGCTGCAGCTGCTACATTGAATGCAAATTGGAAAAGAAGtgaagtttttccactgtatagAAAATTGATTATTCATTAGAAGAAGAAAAGTTGAAAGAAGTGAAAATGTAGAGAGAGAAAGTGCATTACGAAGAAGGAGGGCCAGAGAGAAGAAGTAGATTGGAGTTATGTTGAAATTGTTGAAGTGGGTTTGGATGGTTGCTTCCATTCCAGAAAAACAACTCCTCCACCATAGTTTTCACGCTCAGCTTATTAACATGTTTGACTCTCCAAGGAAGCTTCAAACTAACTGTGAATTAGTATCTTATTTGACACAAACATTTTTGACGATGACCATTTATCTATACACTTAATGAGTAAATTATTTTGAGAAAATGGATAATGCACGGAAGTGTAATGTATTTTTATATCGTCAATCAATCACCATCATTtatctaattaaattattttttatttaaaacttttttaataatataacagATGATAGTTTTCTATTCGATGACAATGTCAGTGCACTATcttttaacttaattatttttataatataacataagattatattaaattatttttcatgTAATAGGATAAGTAGTTTTTATAAGCTATTTTGAACCACTTTATATATATCTATAAGTTTcgagaaaatattcaaaaaactgatatatttaaatttttatctaGTAGGACAACTTTTTACCTATCACCTTAACTTGTATCCCCAAATTGAGAATGTGGGTCAAAACTCAAAATATACAATTAATTATTCCCTTAGATATTTATTATAAAAGataatttattcttttaattCATTGAATATACAAtgtattttgtttatatttagtttaaatatgttgttgattattcaataaattttttaaaaagatatttatttaataaaaattggaGGAGGGTGGCAACATCAAAATATAGGAAAGGGAGAGAGAAAGAATGTGATGAGGCAGATGGCGTGTGATCAAATTTTGATAAGGGTCTAAAGATATAGAGAAGGAAATCTTTTGATCATCTTGTTAAGTGAGAATCTTAGAGTTAGACAGAGAAAGAATCGTATCTTCTTTAAGAAGCTTTGCTTTGGAATTATGCAATTTattcttgtaatattttctttttcaataaataatatattttcatcttctttcttaATTTTGGGTTCCTAACAATTAGTCCGACCTATCGAATTATCAGAGGAGTGTTGGTGTTTAAGATGGAGGAATCATACAATTAGTTTGTGAATGAAGAGCTTTTGAAGTTTGTGGGTTAAGACCCCTTTGGATGGATTGTGGTAGCATGAAGGTTTTTCGAGAATAAATTCATTCATCTGATAAGGTGTAATGCACATTCATAAGATGGAGGTAAAAACCATGTTATGGTTTCAATCTTGGTGCCGAGAGAACTTAGATGCAAATTGAAAGTCATTATGTATGGCTCTATTCAAAAGATTCAAATAAGGTGATAAATAAAATGTTACTACAATGGAAGGCAATACCAATTTGTAAGCCCTTGGAAAAAGGAAGAGCAAACAAACAACTAAAAAATGGTTTGAGGTCGCAACTGGTGAAATCCGCTCTCACGAGATGAAGGTGAAACAATCTAAGGAAATAATTCTCCTTTCAAATATCGTAGAGGTATAGAAGAGTATGGATAAGGCAATGAAAGTATTTGATGATAGAGTCTTAGACAGTATGTTAATCATCTAAATGAATCGGATTTATCGTACAAAATTTTTAGTTTGGTGGTTAAGGGATTTGTGAAACACGTTATAGGGATGTCATTGCACAACTGTCGGACACCAGTCATGATTTGGTTGCTAGCAAAATCCAACCATCTCAGGATGTTGTTGTTGAACCTCCACCTCTCACCAACCAAAGGTATAACCGCTCCTTGACTGCCATCAAAGTCCTCAAAACGACAAAGAGGTATGACCACTCCTTGACCGCCATCGAAGTCCCCAGAACGACAAAGATATACCCGAGAACCAAATCAGGTGAAGGATTATGCGTGAGTTGTGGGCTTCCAACCACCACGTAAACCGCTAGAGCCTTAAAGGCAAGTTTGTTGCAAAAATAGAAGATCATTTGCTTTATTCACTATTAAGGATGGAGAATATGGTACATGTTGCTAGAAATCCTAGGTTTTCTCTTGAATTCTTAAGTGTTAACAAAGGTAGCATTGTGCACCATTGCTTGTTGATAGTTAAGAATCAAAGAAAATGTACAATATTTTTCTGTTAACATAGCAGCCTTCATATATTGTTTTTTGACAATCAATTCTGCAGAAAACACAATATTTGATCCATGGGATTTGCCAATAACAAGCATACATCAGTCCTTATACTATATGTTATAACCCTTGGACTGAGCCATTTTCAGTTGCGACAAAACTCTTGTTCTATCCTATCAAGGAAACTTATAATACAATAAAAACACATCCGGAGAAAATGCAAATGGGGAGGATGAAGTCTATTTGAAGAGAGGACAGTTTTGTATTTTAGACTTGAGGACAGTTTCGTATTTCAATATCAAAATATAGGAAAGGGAAAGAAAAGAATGTGATGTGGCATTTGGCAAAGAGTGAACATGGGATCAATTTGGCTCTAAGAGTGAAGGCATGGAGAAGGGGATCTTTTGATCATCTTGTTTTCCTTTACAATCAATAATACAATCTTAATTTCTCTCTTAATTTTAAGTTCCTAACAAGTTTTAATATGAGaaagataaataatattaatttatattggcagctgttgcttttttttttttataataacataAGTAAACCATATATGACAGTTATTCACCTTAAACGTTGCCAAAAAGTACATTTTATATAACAGTTATTCACCTTAAACATTGAACACAATCCATTCCAGTAGGTCCTGCAAATCAAGGATCTTATTTGTCTTGAATTCTCTCAATAGAGAATCAAAACCAACCTTGTCTAATATTTCCGGCGCATTGTTATCTATGTTGAACTTTCAGAACAATTTATTACTATTATGCTTCAAGAAAGAAGCAAATGGGGTCATAATGACAAAGATAGAGATTTGAACTTCCCTTATCTCTCAAATGTTCCGTTGAAAAGATAATGACAATCAGTTTGTCCATAATCCAGTTTGCAAAGCTGAATCTCATGTGATGAGTTAATAGAATACAGTTGAAAATGAATCATAATACAAGAAAAAAGTTATTGATTTAAGTGAACTCGGCAACATAGCTATTTCTTCCCACTGGGCTCCAAATTTAAATCCTGGAGGTTCAGCAAGAGATCGTCTGAATTCAAGAAAACCTTGTTGGCAgaatttgaaattgtttgtgcaATTTCCCTAGCAGCTTCAATTTTCCTTAAGGTTATAAATGCAGGGTTGTTGGAAATAGCTTGACCAATCAACTGAGCACTCTTGGCTTCTCCCTATTTGTCAAAAAGAAATAACAATAAAGAAATGAGAATTCGTAAAGTAGTTGATATTATATGTATtggattttgagaagaaaaaaaagttcAATAGGATCATGTTGAAAGATATTTAATTTCTTTGCTTGACAACTTATCCATACATCACCATTTCGCCAAATTTAATTTCCATATATGATAACTTTCATATATCCCTCAAACAAGACAACCAGCAAATACACAGtgatctttttcttttcattttgcatTATTTGGTAGCAGTTTCAAAAAATAAGCACGACAACAATGTTTAGAAAGATAACAAACCATAGTATAGGTAGCAATGGTGAAAGTATTTTACCTGTGCTCTAATAACAGCACTTCTTTTGTCTTGTTCAGCTTTTTCGACAACAAACTTAGCTCTCTCGGCTTCTTGAGCAGCAACCTGCTTGGCTTCAATTGCGGCTGTGAATTCTCTCCCGAATGTCAAACTTGTGATTGACACATCATCCAACGCAATGTTAAATTGTGATGCCCTTTCAGTCAATATCTTCCTTATTTCACGACTAACAGCCTATAAATTGGATCATTTTAGAAATTATCAGTCTCACTCGTATGGTTGTGATTCCCTTTTAATATAAATGGTGAAGGGTGAGATTATTTCACTTCTAAGAATACAATTCCAACTGAGAAGTAAAGAGGCATAGCCACACTTAATCCAGTTACTAGTTGAACAGAAGATGAAAGAGAATCTATATAAATAGCTACCTCTCTCTGAGTAATGAGCTGACTGGCATTGTACTGGGCAACCACAGATTTGAGGGTTTCGTGTATAATAGAAGGAAGGACCCTTTCATTATAATTCTCGCCCAGAGTTCGATAAACTGTAGGTAATTGGTCTGGCACAGGACGAGTAAGAACTCTAAGTCCAATTTTCACCTGGCAAAATAAAAGATTCATAAATAATACATTACATGGAAATGAAAACCATAATACATATATGGTCAAGTATTGTGCCTATGAAAAATATGGGTGATAAAAGAACTGTCTATACAGTAATAGTTAGAATGGATAACACTTGCAAATACTAACTTGGTTTTGACATTTTTAACATAAATCTAGAATTTCATGGTCATAGATAGTAAATTTGTAATAGTTCAAACACAAGGAAGATGAGCAAAGTGCGCAACATTGGAAGGAGATGATTGAAATGAAATGACTGAATAACTTGAGTTGAGAATTGGTGGTTCAGTTCAAGCCTAAAATGTCAACGAGCCACATAGAAGGCATGATTTACCTACAATCTTGGAATAGCACTACACAACTATAAACAACAGTAAAACTAAAGTTGCTTCAATAGACTAAACTCTAAAGGGAGAGAAAAAGGCCCTATCAAACATTTACCTTAACCTTGCCTTTTTCTGGTAAACAAGAAACATTTACCTTAATCTGATCTCAAACCAAAAATACAAGttattgaaacaaaaaaaaaaacttttggaCTCCTTGCAGCCAACACTCAGGCATACTACAGCACATGATCAAATCATATGAACTAGAAAGAAAAAAACAGGAGAGAAACAGAACAATTTACCATTTGGAGATCCCGACTTCCTGAAGTGCTCTCAACTAAATGAGGTCGTGCACGAACATCATAGATCACAGGCCTCTCAAACCACGGGATCATAATATGTGTTCCTTCAGGATAAACCTGCATATAAAAAAGACATACTATATTGTCATATTGATATACTAGATTGCTGGTCAACATAGGTCTAACCCTAAAAATATGCATGTTTTCAGGGCATTTTGACTCAGAGCTATCTTTGCTTCGTGCTTATAGAAAGATTGTTAGTGAATCATATCATAACCTAAAACCTACAAATCTAATGAACTAATCGACGAATATACTACACGAAAACCTAATCAAATAAAACATTAAACAACAGTCACAACACAATTTGTGCTATTACAGTTCAGGAAAATGGAAAACCTTATCTTTGACACCAACAAGACGGTTAAAGACAATAGCTCGATGACCACCCTCAACATTATACAAGGTGTTTGTAGCTCCATACACAGCAAGTCCACCGATAATGCTAACTTTAAGCAAAGCAGCGATTCCACTACCAGGAACCTTCGGGATCTTCACGTTGTTGAAATTCATCTATCAAAATCAACACTACTAGTTAGCATGAACAATAAATCAAAATcgaacaacaacaataattcagCAATAAGATCGAAATAGATGAATGAAAAAAGCTTGAAAGAGAGAAAATGGAATCTGTACCTTGCGGAGAGTGGTGGTGGAGATTGGTGTTAGGTGTAATGAGGGTTCAGTGGTTGTAGGGTTTTAGATTTTTGAGCAAAACACTGTTTGCGACTACTTCGGGTATGTGTTTTGGGATTTATGGGTCGGGTACCCGATAATTCTACCCATTTTTTAGGCTTTGTTTTCTATGCATTCCTAAAAAAGGTGGTTCCATAGAGCTTAGATCTAGGCCGTTAGATCTTAAAATTGTGAAAATGAATGAACGTGATTTTATAATGGATGATAGGGtaatttgtgaattttttttttactgtttAATCTTATTTGGGATCATTTTTACCATATTCAACCGAATTATCACTGGACTAATTAATGATtcgttaaaataaaatattaatacttTTATTATAAATGTCTTATTTTATAAaaagtatattttaaattaattataattttatcgtTATTTTTAGCATATACTTTTGCATTATCTTGttgaattaaaaaaattgcattatctagttgaattaaaaaattgtatttcttAGTCATTTTTCTTTAATGAGAGATAACATTTTATCAATCAAACATGATGTTATAGAATATATTTGATTCGGtgtttattttatccaaaacacaataaaaaataaagttgCGCTTTTTACCTTATAAAATCACATTAAAATGTGTAGTTGAGAAAACGATAGTGGAAACACTCATCTAGACATATTTTTCACAAAAGTGAATTAGTTTCGTTTATGTTCTGTTTGAGAATCATAAATCAATGTTTTATATCCATGAAAGAACCATAAATGGTGACAATTGGATAACTGGTGATTTTGTACGGTCGTTCTGATCTCTATTATAGTGGTTCGGGGTGGATCTGCATTGTTAGTTCTTCAACGGTCAAGccagttcaagattcaatgcgAGTATAATGAAAATGAATATCTTCGCATGTGAATTGTTCTTATATATTGGGTCAAGTATCCAAAATTTCTGAAATACATAGAATCCATTATTCTTGCTCAGGTGAAAGAGAAAGTTGTGTGTGCTTGGACGAACCAAGTTAGCCATTTGGGAAACACAACAACTAATAGAGTCGGATCTTCACATGCGATGTTGAAGAAATGGTTGGGcgatagcaagggagattcgtGTAGAGACTGGGACACGGTGAACCAAATGCTGCAAAACAAACATAATGAAATTCAAACCTCTTTTGGTCAGAGCACAATTGTGGTAAAACACTGTTTCAAAGATAACATGTTATACTCACAATTGGTTCTTAACATATCCCGAGCGGTAGGGCTGTTAAAAAAACTGCGAACCGAACTGAACCGCCAAACTGAACTGAACTGAGGTTAAAATAACCGAACCGTTAAGTTTGGTTAGTGAACCGAACTAAAATTTTAGTAACGGTTCTAGAACCGAACCAAATTGCAATTAATCAAACTAGATCACCGACCCGTGCTTCGCACGGGTACATtagaaatataattaatattttttttataatatttgatatttaattttttatttgcataTAAAATATTCTTGTAGACCATTTATATTATGTTTGCaattatacttttatttttttaatgtgaaagacaataaattaaaaaaaaattactatgataattataaatgtataaatttaaagaaatgaaaattattaactaaagaatatttttaataattaataaatggttGTTTTGATATTtacttataaaataaataagttttaaaatataatgatatgattgtattaaatataatattttgtaaaaaaattaaaaattatttaaaatgtgAGTTTATATAATTTTAGAGTgtaaatatgataaatattttgAAGATTATTAACTTTTTTGTCAATTATAAAATTTTCAATACATTTAAACGGTATATTAAATTTGgctatttttataaataagaacTTGAAATAAggatgtcaattgcatctgttaatggagatccctgtggggaatatctgtgcggagatTTAAAGTTGAggatttttttccccgtggggatggggatggagggaaaagttcccccgataacactttggggcggggattgggaaagtatccTCCGCCCCGTGGATTCTCCGACTCCgacgatatattttaatttttatactttatatattatatatattatataattatataattttacatgaaaaatattaatgtattagaaaatgaagagtcattagaagttatagatttgtcgcacataatcaaccacttgcgtTGGACGACATCAGTATTGTGGTAGTAAATTAAtggaagcacggtagcaagaagttatgttactatttatttatttatacataaaaaatattagcaacatcaagttcttttgctttttttatttattattgatgcaagatgtattttgatttttttataaaataaatatgcaaatatatgcgtttaaaaaaaacgaaaaaaaaacaaaatactagtgtcatagttttgattaaaaagtgtagaaattttcttaagattcgatctccgtggatatccgtggagatctgtggggatggggatggggggaAATATTTccccgtggcggggattggggATGGGGATGAGGAGTAAATTTGGGAATAATATTACATATATTGATATCACCAATTCAAACTCAATAAAAAACAATTGATTTAGTGTAAAGAAATATAACATAGTCATAGTCAACATAAGTTATATTACATATATTGATATcagttataaaaatataacacAGTTAAATATGTAACTCTTAACGTTAACTACTTAAAAGATtggtttaatataaaaattaaatacactTATAAGTTAACATATATTGATATcagttataaaaatataacacAGTTAAATATGTGACTCTTAACTACTTAAAGATtggtttaatataaaaattaaatacactTATAAGTTAAccaaaaaatatatgttaaataattgaagtagaaaaaatgttataaaaataatagtttaaaaATGGAACTAAACATTAAGCTATATGATAGTTTAAAGTTTATagacattttttttaatactttacgaatataaaatcaaaatatttttctcaaactataaaatatatgttaaagaattgaagtagataaaatattataaaataataatttaaaaatggaaCTATAGAATGAGTGATATTTTTAGTTAAAACATAAGAATATATATTaccaaaaattatattttatataaggatatttaatttttttctctttccttaACAAAAATATGGAGAAAATATGATCAAAAGAAATATATGTCAAATATTATTACAATTTTAAATTACATTTTACATATATTATAAAACTTTAAATATAGGATAGATTCCTAAATTTTATaagtttggaagatttttttaataaaaattttcattaggagttgaatattaattttattataattattattattattattttatttttaatataggagCAAATAACAAACATTTTGTTTATAAATTTATGGTCATTAttgtttttcttccttttttttaatatgtatCCTTCacacaataattttaaaaaaatagaatcttataatattaactattaaataatagtaattattattattatttataataatttttattataattattattattattattattattataattactattatgTAATAGTGTTAGCTTAATAttataagattattattattattaattattaatgtaaaatcaattttaaaaaaatagaattaggGTTGATATTAGAGTGACATGTGTCAAAAATTGTCGAGAGTTGTTATCATGATGACACAtggctagggttgtcatcatgacaaccttgcatttatatataaGATATAAACCAAAACTGAACcactatttataaaatataaaactgAAAAGTGTATTAGCACCACTGTATTAGCATTGGAGCTTCAGTTACTCCAAATATTTTTAGTAGCTTTTGTGTTGAATGGTTCTTTTGCTTTAATTGTTAAATTATCGAGCAAAATGATgtcaaaattaaaaattgaatctCAATCAATAACTACGATTTACTTTAGACAGCCTGTTATAAAGTGTTGTTTCTTacttatgaatattttattttgttttgttttatgacTATATATTACTCTGTAATGTAATTGttaaattattgaaaaaaatatgattgtttagcatattttaaaaaacatacaGGTATAACTAAGTCCTTAATTACAAGTTTGTTCATTTTTTATAAGtgatttgtgattttttgaatggATTTGTGATTTTGATTGTCAAAGTAGAAGGAAAtgatttttttagtaaaaaatcatgtaaaatagtatattaaaataatatttatcaacaaaataaacgaaaaacaaatttaaaatagtttttaataaaatttttgaAAACAAGTATAACTGTTCGGTTATTTAACAAACGGTTTAGTTTGAGAAGAATTGTCTTGGTTTGGTACAATTCGGAACTCCGAACCGTTATACCAAACCAATAGTTTTGGTTCAGTTCGGTTCTGCACAAATTAAAACGATTCAGTTCGGTTCGGATGACTTTTTAATATGGTTCAATTCGATTCGGTTCAGTTTTCTGACTGAACTATACTATGAACAGCCCTACCGAGCGGGATTGAATTTTATCTTTTATGAAGCAAAACATGCAGTGAGAACGGGGTCGGGTAGTTTGCAGTGTGGTTGTACAATTAGAAAAACTTACGGGATTTCATGCGCTTGTATCTTGTCTAAAAAAATGAAGCTTAATACCCCCATACGCATGGACGAGGTATACACTCATTGGAAAAGACTCTGATTTGATGACTACGGTCCGACTAAGGACGTTACATCGAGTATAACCATCGCAACCGAGTTAGAAGTAATCATGGATAGATTTTCTAAAGCGGGTGACACTATGAgattgcacataaaagaacaactcCGAAAAACCGCCTTTCCATAAACCATTGATTTGAAACCTCCTTCGAAACCGATAAAAACCAAGGGTGCTCTAAAAAAGGTGAAAACTACACAAGATGAAAGTTTAACAAAGCGGACTCCGTCTTACCATAAagtttttttattcatatttccCAGATTCTCCaacccaaaaatctcaaaaaagtgtttttaaatgaGCTTGCATTTCCAAACCACCTCGTACACATTCGAGTAAGAAAGAACCAATTCCACCACTGATTATTCACATTGATAAGATGCCGAACTTTATGCACAAACACATTGATAGGATCGTAGATGTGGGGGGTGATGGTTGTGTCTAATTTACTTGGTAAAGGAGAAGAAAACCACACTCTTGTGCGAAAAACACTTATTTCGGAGTTGACGGTGCATTGGGAAGCTTACACATGACTATATGGGAATAAGGAAGGATTCGATAAAATTTACAATACTCTTGTTCTGTGTGTTACCGGTTCCGCACTACCTGAAAATTGGATGTGCTTCCATGAAACGGGCcatctcatagcaagtgcatatgatagagTGTGCGTTGATTTGACGAGATATTTTCGGAGACATTTTTCCCACTTCCGAGTCGCCCACCTCAAGACCCATCCGACTGCATCATTTGTATCGGATATCTTAGATCGCTTCATTTCATTCAGGTTTATTTGAAATTGGGATACCCTATTCCGGCTACGCTTATGGAGTGGACAACACATTCCGCAAAAGAGACGGAAACTTGGTCGGATCATTTTTTTGAAAGAATGGTAGAATTCACCAAGTTGACGGAGCTTGAGAGAGAAACAAATAGGGAGAAATCGAAGAAAGAATCAGTTTTAGATTTAAGTTGTGACAATTCGTTCGGTATATTTTAGAATGTAGTCGaaccattttttgtatgtattgttgtacACAATGTAAATTCTATACGATTCAatacatatttaatatatttatttaacattTTACCGCTGCACACTTTTACCGGTTTAAGTGTTTTTACGTCTCCACGGTGTTGATTCTGCCAAATTAAGTTATGTTTGTGCAGATTATGCAtaattcgaaaatgcatttccgaattgttaaaaaaaaactcaaggaATGTTtgagagatgtatctccgaaacacctctaaaaaaataaaatgtggtgcgttcagagatgtatctctgaaaagacctctaaaaaaaataaaatgtggtGCATTCGAAGATGTGTTTCTGAATTCTGGGGTAAAATTGGAATTTCACGCGAGGTGGCTGAGAAGGTATAGAGGTGCAATGAGAAATTCCCTAAAACTATAAGCTCCGCTACatttaaaatatgtttggttTTTCAGCTTGAAGtaatcaaaattgattttgaatacgTATAATTGAttatactttttaaaattaattcaaccTCAATTTAAAATTTGTAACTTTAGTATAAATATGATgtttacattaaaattaaatgtTTAACTCATTTCGCACGAATTTATCCAAATATAAATCACTTTATTTTCAACTCATATTTAATGTGTATTTGGTTATGCGGTGACAAAATTTAATTCTGAGTGAgttgtttttataaaattaattctaattaaaagtgAGTTGGATTTAAAgtgaattatatttaaatatttatataaaaataagttaaacACTAAATTTCAGGATATAACCACTTTAAAACTACAAATTACaacttcaaataaaatcaattcttgagacaaaatcaattttattttaaaagaatcaaacacttcaaaatctttttaaaatcaattatacacttttaaaattacttttgcttcttccaaaaattaaacataatatacactcaaaatcaattttaaataataaatttactcAAGATTAATCATATTCAACATAGAACCAAATACACGCATAATGGTGCACTGGAGTAGAATCCactattgaaattaatttaataattaatacatacaagacatgttcaaatataaaCGAAGTGTAATCTTAATTTAAAACAGAAGCGAAACAAACATATGAGCATATATAAACACAATCTTAAAATCTATGACATATTAATCTAGTAAGGATTATAGGAATATCTTGATGTATCCAAGGAGAAAATCCAAGACGAAAGCACAAAAATTGATGGTTTGTGTGTTTTTCCTCGATTGATATTTTTAATGCCTTGAATACTTTTCAGATTGAGACTATTATGATTGCTTGTATATAATATATTGTAGACCATAGTTTATATATAGTGTGATGATCAATTAGAATTCTCATTATTCTTAAATTAGTCATTCTTACATCCAATCATATCTGAAGccatatcaaaataattaattaaatgaattattattaaaaatttaatcaactttttaattttatttaatcacttaattgattaatataaaataactaatataattaaataaatatatttaaatatatttttttttatcaaaagaaaATCAGCTGATCATATCATTAATAAGTAAttgttcaatacaaggaggactCACATGAAAGAAACTACGCCTAGTCCAAGA contains:
- the LOC131607203 gene encoding uncharacterized protein LOC131607203 isoform X1 gives rise to the protein MVEELFFWNGSNHPNPLQQFQHNSNLLLLSGPPSSGKTSLLFQFAFNVAAAASLHSNSPNPNVVFICNQNKLDSKPPFLSQGIDPSSSVFQRIQIKYVNDDEDIRKYFAAFHLFDKLPHAVVIDDFGDFFDNKVCQQRYSNARGRDLAMIKSLALCNNAISYANQKGSCKLLLSDTHTHQGDSPRFHFIYKKWIHTTFTIKEGDISGSFILKSRSYSRTDNTGTGNMKAAKYSIALQYLVFDGLVNDHEE
- the LOC131607204 gene encoding prohibitin-1, mitochondrial-like — translated: MNFNNVKIPKVPGSGIAALLKVSIIGGLAVYGATNTLYNVEGGHRAIVFNRLVGVKDKVYPEGTHIMIPWFERPVIYDVRARPHLVESTSGSRDLQMVKIGLRVLTRPVPDQLPTVYRTLGENYNERVLPSIIHETLKSVVAQYNASQLITQREAVSREIRKILTERASQFNIALDDVSITSLTFGREFTAAIEAKQVAAQEAERAKFVVEKAEQDKRSAVIRAQGEAKSAQLIGQAISNNPAFITLRKIEAAREIAQTISNSANKVFLNSDDLLLNLQDLNLEPSGKK